In the genome of Cryptococcus neoformans var. neoformans B-3501A chromosome 5, whole genome shotgun sequence, the window AAGTACTTGTTCTCCTCCAAAAACGTGGCGTAATTGACAATGACTTGGGCGTTGGCTATCTTGAGCTCCATGATCTTGTCATATACTGCTTTGGTGGATTCGACGGTGCCAATAGACTCTTCAAGGTCAGAGTAGTAGGACCACAGTTTGAGGGATTTGAAAAGTCGAGACTGGGGAGGGATGTTCTATACGAACGTTAGATGGGTCATGCAGAGAACAGGAGCCTGCTCACATCATCGTAATAATTGATTTTGGTGTTCTTAGGGACAGTTGTCGCCCGCTGCATCAATCGAATGGCTTCCTCGTAGTTCCTAACCGCACATATTAGCATTGCCCTTCGACATGCAAGAGGACGCTTACTCATTTCTCAACTCCATCTCAGCCCACTCGCACCAAACCTCTGCCAATTCATCAACCGCCTTGAAAGGCACCTTTGTGGCTCGCTCAAAGATCTTTCTCGCTTGCTCCAAATCAGGCTCATTCCTTGGCTCTCCATTGTCGTCCTTGcttccaccttcttcatagAACTTGGCGAAGTTGACATACAAGGGGTAGAGAGGTCCGGTAGCTTTTCGGGGGTTGATGGTATCGAGTGCCTTGACGTACGCTTCAACGACCTTCGCGTCATCGTCGCCATGAAGGGCAATACGCTTTTCCCACTCGACCACTTCATTGGGGTTTCGACGGAGGAGCACATCGTTGACAAGGAAGGGTCGGCGGTCCATCAACTCTTCGAAACTCTTCATTCGCTCATCCAACTCCTGTTCAGTCTCTTCCGCGTCAaagtcttcatcttcaagatTATCCTCGTCAGCAAGAGCATCCATGAGAGTGGAGATCATAGTCTCTGAGAATTCGGCGTAGGCGTCGAAAATCTGAGTAAAGTCTCGAATAGTCACCACAGCTGCAAGACCCCTCTCAAACGTCGCAGTGGCCCTTTCAAACTCTCCTCTCTTGATCCAATAAGTAGCCAAACCAGTCCACAATCGACCAGCTTGGTCCTTGTAGACCTGAAGACCATCCCTTTCGACGATACCTTCCACATCAAGTAATCGAGGGTTTGATGGATCGGTATCTTCATCGTAGGTCAATTGAGTGGGGGCTTGGGCTGAAGCAGCGTTGACAGGTTTGAAGAGTTTTCCTTGCTCAAGTGGAACAGGGGGGCCCGCAATGCGCATTAGACGACCGTTGATGCTAGCGGGCTCTTCCTGAGGCTGTTGCTCCTGCCCTTCCACCTGGGGCTGCTCCCCatcaaccttttcctccactGCACGTTTTGTTCTTTGCAACTCGAGTgtaccttcttcgtccataCCGATCTGATCGGCATACTTTTCCACAAGTTCCAAAAAGTCGACAAACAATTGGTAAGGAGATTTGCCCTCCAGAGAAGAGTAGAGATTTTGTTGTGCGCGGCGAGCGATGGAAAGGAGGTATTTGGCTGCAGCGAGAGGGCGAGGCTCTTCAGCTTCGAGGAGATAGGTGATGTGTCGTTCTGTTAAGCTCGGGTCGACCTGGGTCGGATGTCAGTGTCAATCACAATGGAAAGGACAGAAACTGACCTTGAGGTATCTTCTCCAGACCCTCTCACCAGCGTCCCCGCCAACAATCTCGGCCCAGCGGAGATATAGACCCCAGACTCTTCCATGCAAACTGGGAGGTAACGTCCTCAACGCCCTATCAAACGCCCTCCTCGCGTACGAGCCGTTCTTGAAAACAGAAGGACACTTAGGGTGCAACAAGACGCCCAAATGAAGAAGCCATGGAATTGGCAAGTTGGGAAGACACATGATCATCCTCTCACCGGTCGCAACCAAGCTCCTCCATTCGGCATAACCGACCACGGGGTCGAGACCGCCTGTCCACTCGTGGGCTTCTTCGGCTCCGTCTAAAAGCTCTCGAACGTTGGTCTTGTACGCGGCACCTCGTTTGGCTTGCTGGGATCGCGCTTCTTTGGCATCATTGGTTAGTTCTCCCAACACATATGATTGACGGGTAAGGTAATACGCTTTCCAGAGCTTGTAGCTGGTCGGGAAAACGGCGATGGCTCGCTCGTAGATCGATACCAATCGCTGCAATCCGTCTCTTGCATTTTTGCTCGCCAACGGCCCGAgaatctcctcctccgggGAAAGCACGCCACCCTTGGCAGGCTCATCGGCAGCgatcttctccttgacgTTGTGGATGTAGGAGAGCCATGAACGGAGGTTTTCCGGGTTGTGCAGGAGGTCTTCTTCGACAGGGAGGTCTGCGGAGGGGATGAGGTGTGGGTGGGTGATGGgggtggggatggggagtGTGAGTGGGAAGTGGGAAGTGAGGCTGTCTACGAGGGATGTGGATGCCATGCTGTCTGGCTCCTGGTTTTTTATGGATATGTATCAAATGGCTTGTGCCGTGAAATGTTATACGGCGGTTCACCAAATCCCTCCTCGAGAGACTCAGCGGGATCAAATCTATCCCACCTATTCTTCTCTATTGCCGCCGCACTTTATACACTTCTGTCCCTAATTATTCATGCATGCACAGGAGTAATGGCCCCACGCAGGATGCCCATAGCCAGAGCTTCCTTACAGGCAGCTATAGAGCATATCTCTTCCACCCCGGGATCCTTCTCCTTAGTCGACGCCGATGACGGCTGGCCCTTTCCCCGCGACTCTCGGTCGGGCATACACCTTGCTATACTCGACTCTTCATTCAATCCGCCTACATTCGCCCACCAAGCCATCATATCATCTTCTTATCCAGTGAAGGCTAAACCTTATACCGCACGCCTGCTTCTTTACACCCCCAAGAATGCTGCCAAAACACCCACTGCCAGCGATGCTACTCCCCTCCAACGTCTTGAGATGatgtctcttctctcttcctcactccGCTCTCTTCAAGCTTCCAAAACCCAACAAGAAAGTATCGCAACAGCCCTTATACACGCACCGACGTTTGTCGCCAAAGCGTCCATATTGCGCTCATATCTCGTCAACGAGCTCAACCTCGGACAGAGAGGCGAGGAGGCTGAGCTGAGCTTTTTGGTAGGGATGGATACTTTGCTACGGATATTTGATCCAAAGTACTATCCTGAAGGAGAGATGCGCACCAAATTGGAAGGGtttttcctccctcctccaagAGGCGCAGGTGCAAATCTTGTCTCTGCGCGACGTGGGACGACTCTTGCGGACAGAGAGTTTGAAGAGAATCTTCTAAAGAGGGACGACGTGAAACCATGGGtggagaatgggaaagTAAGGGTGCTCGGTGATGGTCGTGACGGCTGGGAAAATGTCAGCAGTACGCTCGTCCGAGAGCGTGTAAGAAAAAGTGATTGGGAAAGTGTCAACAAGCTGTTAGGGGAAGGAATGAGCATGTATAttcagaaagaaggattgTACTTTGCTTCCAATTAATCAATACTATGCTAGATGCCATCCATGCTATGTGAAATAGAATACGAACGCAATATCCATTATTACACCcaacaaaagaaaagcCTATTCTCCcatgatcttcttcaacaacttGGCTGCTTCCTCTTTACTCTCCGTCTTTCCACACCacttcatctcttcaatcCCCCAGAATCCATCCCTGACATCAaccctctttcccttgaACCTTGCCACCAATACTTCTGGCACCTGCACGCCCCAAGCTTCCATATCCTTTATCACACCCACAATCTCTTTTCCAACGCCTTCTCTCAATGCTTTTTCCGGCATATCCAAACCCCAACGCTTCCAGGAGCACTTGATCAATGCCTCAAAGTACTTTTGCCCCTTGATACCTTCCATTTCGCTCTCATCTAcccatccatcttcccatCGGCCTTTGACGGTTTCATGCACCTTTATGCCCAAGAGACCAACGGCCAGATCGGGAGCAAGCCGCTCAGAACCTCGCGGGAGACGAAGACCCTTGATGACCGAAGCCTTCCCagatgaagggaagaaggaatgttgcgagaaaagaaggaggacggTGGTAAAGAATTCTTGTGGAAGTCGGAGGGTAGAAGGAAGCACAGACAACTCTGGATgttcctccaccatctccttccacgCGACACCTTCCTCATACAGCCCGACATTGTAAAGTCTCTGACCGAGACCGGTCTTGCcggccttctccatccctcgAAGAAGCGCTACCCATACGTGAGGTGTCAAGCGTACCGATTTTGGACGACCATTCTCGCCGATTTCGATACCTTGAGATCCACGATCGTCTGATGAGGGTACAGTGGCGGGGCCACGCGAGTGAGCGAGGTAGGGTATAAGGGTATACACAAGAGATGTGAGGCGAGAGAATTGGGAAGATGCGGTAAGGTGGGAGATGAGCGCGAGGAGGGACGATTCGTTGGCTTCTGGGCTTGCGCCCTGTTCACCATCCTCGTTTGATAAAGCCAGATCAAATTGAACCTTGTTACCGACTGTTTCTCCTTTGCTTTTGGAGAAGAATTCTCTCTTATCCACCCTATCCACATTGCCTAAACTTCCAAACAACATCTTTCCAGCATCATCTGCCAACTTGTTCTCCCTCAGCCTTGACGCGCCTCCTAGGATAATATTCCAATTTGACGGGCTGCTTTTCCCCAGCTTGAACACACTCTTCATGTACAACATCAACGCGTTCAGTAGGTTGGGCGCCTTGAGAATGCGGAAAGCATAGGACAGGAGGATACTGCATGATGAGAGTGTCAGCGGGGGGAGTTTGTAAGGACTGTCTAGGGGCAAGGTCGGGATAGGAGTGACCGCCACGGCGGTTTCTTTGGACTCGGGCATTGGTAGACCTGGGGTTCTCGCTTTTTCCGCAGTTTGAGCTGCCGCGATCAAGCGCATGCTCTCCGCCGAGATGGGTGGACTCCAAAGCAAACTCATCAACATTACATGCATCTGCGTGAACGCAGTGTAAGCCCattcatccttctcggGCTTGTCCTGCATGCTCTCCGGGTAAACGTCCGGCTTGAACGGCGCGGTATGACATGCTTTGAGCAGTGGGCCAAGAGCCAAAATGGGGAGTGTACGTGACAGTACAGTGTTTGCCAAGATGGCAAGGGCGCGCATAGAAGAGGCAAATTCGTGCGGGGAGGTTTTGGAAGGGTCAAGTTGGAGAGAGTTGACAATGTTGTTTAGGAGTGAAGAGTGCGGAGCGGGTACGACGGATGGTGGGGATGTAGCGAGAGGTACAGGAAAGTTGCGCATCTTTTCGGGCAAGGCGAGCTGCTGCGGATGCCAAAGATCAAGACGATCGTGGGGTGAAAGGACTTCACCTGGCCAACGCCACGTTCGTACACCTGTCCACCACCTTCCgccatctcccttcttccatcctctggGAGGTCCACCACCAGGATGGAATTCTTCCGGGTTCGCACCTTCTGCTACACGTCCTTCTGTGACCCACTCCTCAACAAGACCAGTGTAGATCTTGGCTGCTAAATGTGGCTGTCCCTCGTCACAACATGAAGAAATGATAAGTTCATATAGTTCTGGCGTTCGGGAGTAGCGCACGTCTTGAAGTATGTCGAGGATGTCAAGCAAGGTTTGAAGACGAGAAGCAGGCGGGGGAGACCTTTGCTCGGCGACCGTCGGCTGGAGGTTGGGAGCAATCGCTCGACGTTTAGACGACGCTTTGCTCATGTGGAAAATGGAGCGGTTTCCAAACAAGATACGAAGTGTTTTTGGGCTAACGATCCGACGACGAGCCATCCGCGGAGCACTCTGCAACGCCTGGAGGACAATGGCCGATGCGAGATTGCCTTTTTTCTCCCGGATCAGGTGATGAACGATTGTATGCAGCTCGAGACGCGACAATGAAGGAACAAGCTCATTTGTCCTTACTTGAGTTTTTTCCGCTGCGCCCTCTATCGACCTGACAAGTGACGCCGCAAAAGCTTGGGGCGCCGCATAACTGCCATGAGACAAGGAGCTCAGCTTTTCTCGCAGAAATCTGGCAGCTTCATGACCTTGTGCTCGGCCCATAAATGAGTAGCTCGGAGGCTGGTAGGGTATCCTGGATGGCCCTGCGCCGTACGCAACACCGTATGGTACTGTGTGCTGCTCTTCGAGGGTATGAGCAAACGCTGCCGAGGATGAAGTGCGGCGTGGGGAGTGAGCTAGGCTGAGTCTTATGCGGATGCGACGGAGCATGCTGCTCCTGGTGAGCATATGGGATAGCGGATAGAGAAAGTTACTCACGCTGCAGGTTCGCAGAGGCTATATATGGCTCTCTCGTTACGCCGTTGGGATTTTTGTGCGGAAGAATGTAAACGGCGGTGGACTGTTTTTGGTGGACGGCCGTTCTGCATTTCGGAAAATCACGAAACGACGGCCACTCTTCCGATAGACTGACGATGTTACGTAACAAGAACATCACGTAATACCACATGGACGGTTTGCCACTCGCCCATCGTCGTCGCTCCTTCGAGTCGATCCATCCTGCTCACTGTACATGATCCCCATCACATTCCACGCTGACAACTCACTCCGCCACACACCACACCTCCCTAGCGCATTCACTAGCTCCCCATCAGacaccatcatccttctccgccaCCCATCCAGCCCACTCACCCGGCCTCCGAGGAATCCCCAAAGAACAAACACACTTCTCGTCTCCCCCGCTAGTAGTGTATTGGATGTCTACCTTGTCGGAGTATGTCTCTCTGCCCGTTCCATTTCATCCCCCCACTTACACTCCCCAGCATGCCCCTCCGCCCCACGCTTCCTGCGCCCCGCCAGTCACATCGCTCCCACGTGGCACTCTCCCAGCCCAAGGCTGCTGCTCCGCCACCCTCGTCCCGCCCCGTCACTCCCTCCCGCCCCAGGGGCGACATTCCACGCAAATCCTCCCAGCCGCCCTCCAGCTCCAGGCCGTACTCGCCTGCAGGAGATATGTCGGATAAACCGCCCATGACGCCTTCTCCCAGACCTCAaaggaggcggagaggcGGGAACAAACCTTCGGCCCAGCGCGCACAAGCTTCCGCTCCGGCCGTCATGGCTGTAGATGGCGAGGCTGTTGACAGAGAATCTGGCAACTCTGGCGAAGACTACGCgcaggaagatgaagacgcTCTCTTCGACCTTCTTGGAGTCGTCTCTCCGCCGAAGAGCGTCGAGCCGCAGGCGCAGCTAGAGAACAGGCCGGGTCTCATCGTCCTTCccaaaggagaaggtcCTAACGCTGTCAAGAGGCCGAGAAAGGCGCGAAAGTCCAAGAAGACTGTTGGTCAAGACTCAGAGCTGCTTGTCAAAGGCAACGATGGTCTTGCGCGACCCAGCGCTCAGCAAGACGGTCTGCCGGTTGACCCGGCGCGTAAGAGCAAGTCCAAGAAGCCCACTAAGCCGCATCTCGCCGCAAGAGCCTCTGCTCCTCCCGCCCCAGTCCAGACCACCGCCAACCCACCTACTCTTGACCAGCTTTTGGCTTCCACTATACCCACAGCGCCTTCACCCAAGCCCCATGCCAAAGGTGTGCAGCGAGATCGGGATGACGGTACCTTTGAAATGTCGTCATTGAGTCAAAATCTTCCTTCCGATTTAGAAGATTCCGGAAATGGgcagcagaagaaaggaaagagtaagaagaaggaagatgcgGGTGCAGTTTGGGATATGCCTGACGCCATCGGCGGTGGTGAGCTTACCGTGAGTATTCCCTCGTCAATAATTATCCCCTGCTCACCGTTATTCCCAGTGGCAGCAAAAACTGACTCAGACGGAGACTCCC includes:
- a CDS encoding hypothetical protein (Match to ESTs gb|CF185984.1|CF185984, gb|CF185983.1|CF185983), encoding MASTSLVDSLTSHFPLTLPIPTPITHPHLIPSADLPVEEDLLHNPENLRSWLSYIHNVKEKIAADEPAKGGVLSPEEEILGPLASKNARDGLQRLVSIYERAIAVFPTSYKLWKAYYLTRQSYVLGELTNDAKEARSQQAKRGAAYKTNVRELLDGAEEAHEWTGGLDPVVGYAEWRSLVATGERMIMCLPNLPIPWLLHLGVLLHPKCPSVFKNGSYARRAFDRALRTLPPSLHGRVWGLYLRWAEIVGGDAGERVWRRYLKVDPSLTERHITYLLEAEEPRPLAAAKYLLSIARRAQQNLYSSLEGKSPYQLFVDFLELVEKYADQIGMDEEGTLELQRTKRAVEEKVDGEQPQVEGQEQQPQEEPASINGRLMRIAGPPVPLEQGKLFKPVNAASAQAPTQLTYDEDTDPSNPRLLDVEGIVERDGLQVYKDQAGRLWTGLATYWIKRGEFERATATFERGLAAVVTIRDFTQIFDAYAEFSETMISTLMDALADEDNLEDEDFDAEETEQELDERMKSFEELMDRRPFLVNDVLLRRNPNEVVEWEKRIALHGDDDAKVVEAYVKALDTINPRKATGPLYPLYVNFAKFYEEGGSKDDNGEPRNEPDLEQARKIFERATKVPFKAVDELAEVWCEWAEMELRNENYEEAIRLMQRATTVPKNTKINYYDDNIPPQSRLFKSLKLWSYYSDLEESIGTVESTKAVYDKIMELKIANAQVIVNYATFLEENKYFEESFKVYERGIELFHFPIAFEIWNIYLSKFVKRYGGKKLERARDLFEQALENCPEKFCKPLYLMYAKLEEEHGLAKRAMGIYDRAASTVQDSDKFEMYTIYIAKATANFGLPATRPIYERALESLPDKQTAEMCRRFARMERKLGEIDRARAIYAHASQFCDPRIEPEFWQEWNDFEIETGSEDTFREMLRIKRAVQASFNTETSFIAAQAAAASKGTEKPTDTSAQEAQDAADPMAAMERELSAAGADGARKGGAPAFVASTLNKTNANGIDEGGEETGEMANPDAIVMDEDEF